One part of the Xiphophorus maculatus strain JP 163 A chromosome 1, X_maculatus-5.0-male, whole genome shotgun sequence genome encodes these proteins:
- the idh3g gene encoding isocitrate dehydrogenase [NAD] subunit gamma, mitochondrial isoform X2 — MAAHSAVLSVSRIINPIWGRHLGNTVKVFGTTLTSHRNKTLHVPPPAKYGGRHTVTLIPGDGIGPELLSHVVEVFRFSCVPVDFEVVHVNSALEAEDDIDNAITAIRRNGVALKGNIETKHTMPPSMKSRNNLLRTSLDLYANVMHCQSLPGVQTRHRNIDIMIIRENTEGEYSSLEHESVSGVVECLKIITRSNSLRIAEYAFQLAREKGRRRVTAVHKANIMKLGDGLFLQCCREVASGYPDITFDSMIVDNTTMQLVSKPQQFDVMVMPNLYGNVVSNVCAGLVGGPGLVPGANYGRDYAVFETATRNTGKSVAGKNIANPTAMLLASCMMLDHLKLYNYANLIRNAVLTTMNETRLHTADLGGQGTTSEVVQSIMRIIQSKGQLTADI, encoded by the exons ATGGCTGCTCACAGTGCTGTGCTCTCTGTCTCCAGGATTATAAATCCTATCTGGGGTCGACACTTGGGAAATACGGTTAAA GTATTTGGAACAACTTTGACAAGTCACCGGaataaaacacttcatgtt CCCCCTCCTGCAAAGTATGGAGGTCGACACACTGTGACCCTGATACCCGGGGATGGAATCGGTCCAGAGCTTCTGAGTCATGTTGTAGAGGTTTTCAG GTTCAGCTGTGTGCCTGTGGACTTTGAGGTTGTGCATGTCAACTCTGCACTGGAGGCCGAGGACGATATCGATAATGCCATTACCGCCATCCGCCGAAATGGAGTTGCTCTTAAAG GTAACATAGAGACCAAACATACCATGCCGCCATCTATGAAATCCAGAAATAATCTTCTACG CACAAGCTTGGATCTGTATGCCAACGTGATGCACTGCCAGTCCCTCCCTGGAGTCCAAACTCGGCACAGGAACATCGACATCATGATCATCAGGGAGAACACAGAAGGAGAATACAGCAGTCTGGAGCACGAG AGTGTATCGGGTGTAGTGGAGTGTCTGAAGATCATCACCAGGAGCAATTCCCTCCGGATTGCTGAGTATGCGTTTCAACTGGCTCGGGAGAAAGGTCGTCGCAGGGTCACTGCAGTGCATAAAGCCAATATCAT GAAGCTTGGAGACGgcttgtttttgcagtgctgcaGGGAAGTGGCCTCTGGATACCCCGACATCACTTTCGACAGCATGATCGTGGATAACACCACCATGCAG CTTGTGTCCAAACCCCAACAGTTTGACGTGATGGTGATGCCTAATCTGTATGGGAACGTTGTCAGCAACGTGTGCGCCGGCCTGGTGGGAGGGCCTGGCCTTGTGCCTGGCGCTAATTATGGTCGGGACTATGCCGTGTTTGAAACG GCTACAAGGAACACAGGGAAAAGTGTTGCAGGGAAAAACATTGCTAACCCCACTGCTATGCTGCTGGCTAGTTGCATGATGCTGGACCACCTCAA GCTTTACAACTATGCCAACTTGATAAGGAATGCAGTACTCACCACAATGAATGAAACCAGG TTGCACACAGCAGATCTAGGAGGTCAGGGCACCACATCTGAGGTGGTCCAATCCATCATGAGGATCATCCAGAGCAAAGGACAGCTCACTGCAGACATCTAA
- the idh3g gene encoding isocitrate dehydrogenase [NAD] subunit gamma, mitochondrial isoform X1, which produces MAAHSAVLSVSRIINPIWGRHLGNTVKVFGTTLTSHRNKTLHVSDNIPPPAKYGGRHTVTLIPGDGIGPELLSHVVEVFRFSCVPVDFEVVHVNSALEAEDDIDNAITAIRRNGVALKGNIETKHTMPPSMKSRNNLLRTSLDLYANVMHCQSLPGVQTRHRNIDIMIIRENTEGEYSSLEHESVSGVVECLKIITRSNSLRIAEYAFQLAREKGRRRVTAVHKANIMKLGDGLFLQCCREVASGYPDITFDSMIVDNTTMQLVSKPQQFDVMVMPNLYGNVVSNVCAGLVGGPGLVPGANYGRDYAVFETATRNTGKSVAGKNIANPTAMLLASCMMLDHLKLYNYANLIRNAVLTTMNETRLHTADLGGQGTTSEVVQSIMRIIQSKGQLTADI; this is translated from the exons ATGGCTGCTCACAGTGCTGTGCTCTCTGTCTCCAGGATTATAAATCCTATCTGGGGTCGACACTTGGGAAATACGGTTAAA GTATTTGGAACAACTTTGACAAGTCACCGGaataaaacacttcatgtt AGTGACAACATT CCCCCTCCTGCAAAGTATGGAGGTCGACACACTGTGACCCTGATACCCGGGGATGGAATCGGTCCAGAGCTTCTGAGTCATGTTGTAGAGGTTTTCAG GTTCAGCTGTGTGCCTGTGGACTTTGAGGTTGTGCATGTCAACTCTGCACTGGAGGCCGAGGACGATATCGATAATGCCATTACCGCCATCCGCCGAAATGGAGTTGCTCTTAAAG GTAACATAGAGACCAAACATACCATGCCGCCATCTATGAAATCCAGAAATAATCTTCTACG CACAAGCTTGGATCTGTATGCCAACGTGATGCACTGCCAGTCCCTCCCTGGAGTCCAAACTCGGCACAGGAACATCGACATCATGATCATCAGGGAGAACACAGAAGGAGAATACAGCAGTCTGGAGCACGAG AGTGTATCGGGTGTAGTGGAGTGTCTGAAGATCATCACCAGGAGCAATTCCCTCCGGATTGCTGAGTATGCGTTTCAACTGGCTCGGGAGAAAGGTCGTCGCAGGGTCACTGCAGTGCATAAAGCCAATATCAT GAAGCTTGGAGACGgcttgtttttgcagtgctgcaGGGAAGTGGCCTCTGGATACCCCGACATCACTTTCGACAGCATGATCGTGGATAACACCACCATGCAG CTTGTGTCCAAACCCCAACAGTTTGACGTGATGGTGATGCCTAATCTGTATGGGAACGTTGTCAGCAACGTGTGCGCCGGCCTGGTGGGAGGGCCTGGCCTTGTGCCTGGCGCTAATTATGGTCGGGACTATGCCGTGTTTGAAACG GCTACAAGGAACACAGGGAAAAGTGTTGCAGGGAAAAACATTGCTAACCCCACTGCTATGCTGCTGGCTAGTTGCATGATGCTGGACCACCTCAA GCTTTACAACTATGCCAACTTGATAAGGAATGCAGTACTCACCACAATGAATGAAACCAGG TTGCACACAGCAGATCTAGGAGGTCAGGGCACCACATCTGAGGTGGTCCAATCCATCATGAGGATCATCCAGAGCAAAGGACAGCTCACTGCAGACATCTAA
- the fam3a gene encoding protein FAM3A isoform X1: protein MRLTAPLRGVVVVLLVGFTWLLASALFGGDSSLSVRNIFTENLLIFSGTKEEPTQSEPRPRKYKCGLSAPCPPKHLAFRLVSGAANVIGPKICLEDKMLMSSVKNNVGRGLNIALVNGVTGELLETRAFDMWAGDVSDLLKFLRPLHEGTLVFVASFDDAATKLNDESRRLFEELGSTAVKELAFRDSWVFVGAKGIENKSPFEQRMKNSKSSNKYEGWPESLEMDGCIPLRPPLEG, encoded by the exons ATGAGACTGACAG CCCCCCTGCGAGGTGTGGTGGTTGTGCTCCTGGTGGGCTTCACCTGGCTGCTCGCAAGTGCATTATTTGGAGGAGACAGCAGTTTATCTGTGCGAAACATCTTCACTG aaaaccTGTTAATATTTTCAGGCACAAAAGAAGAGCCAACCCAAT CTGAACCGCGTCCTCGGAAGTACAAATGTGGACTTTCAGCACCCTGTCCTCCAAAGCATTTGGCTTTCCGTCTGGTGTCTGGAGCTGCAAACGTCATTGGCCCAAAAATTTGCTTGGAGGATAAGAT GTTAATGAGCAGTGTGAAGAACAACGTTGGTAGAGGACTTAATATAGCTTTGGTGAATG GGGTGACAGGTGAACTATTGGAGACCAGAGCCTTTGATATGTGGGCAGGAG ATGTGTCCGACTTATTGAAGTTTCTGCGGCCCCTTCATGAAGGAACACTTGTGTTTGTTGCTTCCTTTGATGATGCTGCTACAAA ACTTAATGATGAGTCTAGACGTTTGTTTGAGGAGCTCGGTAGTACAGCTGTGAAGGAGCTGGCCTTCAGAGACAGCTGGGTGTTTGTTGGAGCCAAGGGCATCGAGAACAAGAGTCCCTTCGAGCAG CGTATGAAGAACAGTAAGAGCAGCAACAAGTATGAAGGCTGGCCCGAGTCCCTGGAGATGGACGGTTGTATTCCCCTGCGGCCGCCACTTGAAGGTTAA
- the fam3a gene encoding protein FAM3A isoform X2 yields MRLTAPLRGVVVVLLVGFTWLLASALFGGDSSLSVRNIFTGTKEEPTQSEPRPRKYKCGLSAPCPPKHLAFRLVSGAANVIGPKICLEDKMLMSSVKNNVGRGLNIALVNGVTGELLETRAFDMWAGDVSDLLKFLRPLHEGTLVFVASFDDAATKLNDESRRLFEELGSTAVKELAFRDSWVFVGAKGIENKSPFEQRMKNSKSSNKYEGWPESLEMDGCIPLRPPLEG; encoded by the exons ATGAGACTGACAG CCCCCCTGCGAGGTGTGGTGGTTGTGCTCCTGGTGGGCTTCACCTGGCTGCTCGCAAGTGCATTATTTGGAGGAGACAGCAGTTTATCTGTGCGAAACATCTTCACTG GCACAAAAGAAGAGCCAACCCAAT CTGAACCGCGTCCTCGGAAGTACAAATGTGGACTTTCAGCACCCTGTCCTCCAAAGCATTTGGCTTTCCGTCTGGTGTCTGGAGCTGCAAACGTCATTGGCCCAAAAATTTGCTTGGAGGATAAGAT GTTAATGAGCAGTGTGAAGAACAACGTTGGTAGAGGACTTAATATAGCTTTGGTGAATG GGGTGACAGGTGAACTATTGGAGACCAGAGCCTTTGATATGTGGGCAGGAG ATGTGTCCGACTTATTGAAGTTTCTGCGGCCCCTTCATGAAGGAACACTTGTGTTTGTTGCTTCCTTTGATGATGCTGCTACAAA ACTTAATGATGAGTCTAGACGTTTGTTTGAGGAGCTCGGTAGTACAGCTGTGAAGGAGCTGGCCTTCAGAGACAGCTGGGTGTTTGTTGGAGCCAAGGGCATCGAGAACAAGAGTCCCTTCGAGCAG CGTATGAAGAACAGTAAGAGCAGCAACAAGTATGAAGGCTGGCCCGAGTCCCTGGAGATGGACGGTTGTATTCCCCTGCGGCCGCCACTTGAAGGTTAA